A part of candidate division KSB1 bacterium genomic DNA contains:
- the recF gene encoding DNA replication/repair protein RecF, with amino-acid sequence MILQHLELTNFRNYEHIDIVFGSHKNFLIGRNAQGKTNILEAIYKLCLSKSFRTNFDKEEIRFTQDHYILKGRFESDGGNSNEVGIYYSLQRGKEIIINHKAKSKASDLIGNFPVVLSSPDENAITSGPPIYRRKFIDILLCQLNKNYLFNLLNYNRILQQRNKLLLDCKISKEFRPSIIEPWNQNLIETGSRIIAYRYHFCSQFSNRLNQIYSELSGPEEELTFEYCPNFLIAPKKEIESIFKQKLMEVRNHEISRGVSIVGPHLDNFEIKINGKEIRKYGSRGQHKTVAISLALAQFEILKEQLSETPIMLLDDLYSEIDEIRRAKILDILSRVKQVFITATLLPESSKICDNDRVFIIADGNVKLISN; translated from the coding sequence ATGATTTTACAACACCTGGAACTAACAAATTTTAGGAATTATGAGCATATTGATATTGTTTTTGGAAGCCATAAAAATTTTCTGATTGGTAGAAATGCTCAAGGCAAAACCAATATCTTAGAGGCCATTTATAAATTATGTCTATCAAAAAGTTTTCGGACTAATTTTGATAAGGAGGAAATTAGATTTACCCAGGATCATTATATTTTAAAAGGGAGGTTTGAATCCGATGGTGGAAATAGCAACGAAGTAGGCATATATTATTCCTTGCAACGAGGAAAAGAAATAATAATTAATCACAAGGCAAAAAGCAAAGCTTCAGATTTAATCGGAAATTTTCCAGTTGTGTTGTCATCTCCCGATGAAAATGCCATCACTTCTGGCCCTCCGATCTACCGTCGAAAATTTATCGACATATTGTTATGTCAGTTAAATAAAAATTATCTTTTCAATTTATTGAATTATAATCGAATTCTTCAACAGAGAAATAAGTTGCTTCTCGATTGTAAAATATCGAAGGAGTTTAGACCCTCAATAATTGAGCCTTGGAATCAAAATTTGATCGAGACTGGAAGTCGAATTATAGCGTATCGTTATCATTTTTGTTCACAATTTTCTAATAGGCTGAATCAAATTTATTCGGAACTGTCTGGACCAGAGGAGGAATTGACATTTGAATATTGTCCAAATTTTTTGATAGCGCCCAAAAAAGAAATAGAATCCATTTTTAAACAAAAATTGATGGAGGTAAGGAATCACGAAATTAGCAGAGGTGTTAGCATAGTTGGTCCTCATCTGGATAATTTTGAAATAAAAATTAATGGAAAAGAGATCAGAAAATATGGCTCTCGAGGGCAGCATAAAACGGTTGCAATATCATTGGCATTAGCCCAATTTGAAATTCTGAAAGAGCAGTTGAGTGAAACGCCAATCATGTTGCTTGATGATCTTTATTCTGAGATTGATGAAATTAGAAGAGCGAAGATCTTAGATATTCTTTCAAGAGTTAAACAAGTTTTTATCACTGCAACTTTATTGCCAGAAAGTAGTAAAATCTGCGACAATGATCGTGTATTTATAATTGCTGATGGAAATGTGAAACTTATCAGCAATTAA
- the gyrA gene encoding DNA gyrase subunit A, which yields MEIKRERVIPIYIEEEMKDSYIDYSMSVIVARALPDVRDGLKPVHRRVLYGMHELGLRSNAAYKKSARIVGEVLGKYHPHGDAAVYDTMVRMVQDFSLRYPLIDGQGNFGSLDGDAPAAMRYTEARMTPIAEELLQDIDKDTVDFVPNFDESLKEPTVLPSVLPNLLINGSSGIAVGMATNIPPHNLNEVIDALVMLIDKPDANIKDLMKIIKGPDFPTGAIIYGEEGIDEAYRSGRGRIIVRARANVETVRGGRSNIIVTEIPYMVNKANLIEKIAELVNEKKIEGISEVRDESDKDGLRIVIELKRDAQESVILNQLYRHTQMQVTFGVIMLALVDGVPQVLNLKQMLQHFINFRHDVVVRRTKFDLDKAEKKAHILEGLKKALDHIDEIIALIKRSKSPEQAKQGLMKTFKFSEVQAQAILDMRLQRLTGLERKKIEDELKETLKLISQLKAILENRSLRMQVIKEELLALKEKYGDARRTEIISKTEEFTIEDMIAEEDMVITISHAGFIKRFPVSGYRRQSRGGTGQTGATTKVEDFIEHLFIASTHHYILIFTNKGRCYWLKVYEIPQAGKGSKGRAIVNLIDIQKDEKIAAIVNVRDFDDDHYVVMATKKGLVKKTVLSAFGNPRKAGINAINIRSGDDLIDARLTDGNQEIVLGTYFGKAIRFHESEVRDMGRQATGVTGITLAKDDFVVGMVTVRKESTLLVITEKGYGKRTPIKEYRITRRGGKGIVTVNTTERVGKMISLKEVVDDDDVMIITAKGNVIRQAVKQIRLSGRATQGIRLIRLTGNDQIADVARIIKDED from the coding sequence ATGGAGATTAAAAGAGAACGGGTTATTCCGATTTACATCGAAGAGGAAATGAAGGATTCCTACATCGATTATTCGATGTCGGTAATTGTTGCTCGAGCTTTGCCAGATGTGCGAGATGGTTTGAAGCCAGTTCATCGACGCGTATTATATGGTATGCATGAACTTGGATTGCGGTCGAATGCTGCATACAAGAAATCTGCCAGAATTGTTGGCGAAGTACTGGGGAAATATCATCCCCATGGCGATGCTGCGGTATATGACACAATGGTTCGAATGGTTCAAGATTTTTCGCTTCGCTATCCGCTCATTGATGGTCAGGGAAATTTTGGATCGTTGGATGGTGATGCGCCAGCCGCCATGCGGTATACTGAAGCAAGAATGACCCCGATTGCGGAGGAATTGCTTCAAGATATCGATAAAGACACGGTGGATTTTGTCCCGAATTTTGATGAATCTTTGAAAGAACCAACGGTATTGCCATCGGTTTTGCCGAATTTGCTGATCAATGGATCATCTGGGATCGCTGTGGGCATGGCCACCAATATCCCTCCGCACAATCTCAATGAGGTTATCGATGCATTGGTGATGCTGATTGATAAGCCTGATGCAAACATCAAAGACTTGATGAAGATCATCAAAGGGCCAGATTTTCCGACTGGAGCGATAATTTACGGTGAAGAGGGAATCGATGAGGCTTATCGCTCGGGGAGGGGACGGATCATTGTTCGAGCGCGTGCAAATGTCGAAACGGTGAGGGGGGGAAGGAGCAATATCATCGTTACTGAAATCCCTTATATGGTGAATAAGGCGAATCTCATTGAAAAAATAGCAGAGTTGGTCAATGAAAAGAAGATCGAAGGAATTTCGGAGGTTCGCGATGAATCTGATAAAGATGGCCTGCGAATCGTGATTGAGCTAAAGCGAGATGCTCAAGAGTCTGTGATTCTCAATCAGCTTTATCGTCATACGCAAATGCAAGTCACGTTCGGCGTGATTATGCTGGCATTGGTCGATGGCGTACCTCAGGTGCTGAATCTAAAACAAATGCTTCAGCATTTCATCAATTTCAGGCACGATGTGGTTGTCCGACGGACCAAATTTGATTTGGATAAAGCTGAAAAGAAAGCTCATATTTTAGAAGGTCTGAAAAAGGCGCTCGATCATATTGATGAAATTATCGCATTAATCAAACGATCGAAAAGCCCTGAGCAAGCCAAGCAGGGGTTGATGAAAACTTTCAAATTTTCAGAGGTTCAAGCTCAGGCAATTTTAGATATGCGATTGCAAAGATTAACTGGATTAGAGCGCAAAAAAATTGAGGATGAGCTAAAAGAGACACTCAAACTTATCAGCCAATTAAAAGCCATTCTCGAAAATCGATCGCTTCGCATGCAGGTGATCAAGGAGGAACTATTAGCACTCAAAGAAAAATATGGAGACGCTCGTCGGACCGAAATTATTTCAAAAACGGAAGAGTTTACCATTGAAGACATGATCGCCGAGGAGGATATGGTCATTACCATATCCCATGCTGGATTTATCAAGCGTTTTCCAGTTTCGGGTTATCGACGCCAATCCCGCGGGGGAACTGGGCAGACAGGAGCGACGACAAAAGTTGAGGATTTTATTGAGCATTTATTTATCGCTTCCACGCATCATTATATTCTCATTTTCACCAATAAAGGCCGGTGTTATTGGCTAAAGGTATATGAAATTCCTCAGGCAGGAAAGGGGTCGAAGGGTAGAGCAATCGTGAATCTCATTGATATCCAAAAAGATGAAAAGATCGCGGCCATAGTGAATGTGAGAGATTTTGATGATGATCATTATGTGGTTATGGCGACCAAAAAGGGATTAGTAAAAAAAACCGTTTTATCTGCATTTGGGAATCCGCGTAAAGCTGGGATTAACGCTATTAATATAAGATCGGGGGACGATCTGATCGATGCGCGACTTACCGATGGTAATCAAGAAATTGTTCTCGGAACCTATTTCGGCAAGGCGATCCGCTTTCACGAATCCGAAGTAAGAGACATGGGTCGGCAGGCCACTGGGGTGACAGGAATTACCCTTGCTAAAGATGATTTCGTAGTCGGGATGGTAACGGTTCGAAAGGAATCGACGCTGCTGGTAATTACCGAAAAAGGTTATGGGAAGCGGACGCCAATTAAAGAATATCGGATCACACGCAGAGGTGGAAAAGGAATTGTCACTGTAAACACCACCGAGCGCGTTGGAAAAATGATCTCTCTAAAAGAAGTGGTCGATGATGATGATGTAATGATTATCACCGCCAAAGGAAATGTCATCCGTCAGGCTGTCAAGCAAATTCGGCTCTCTGGCCGAGCAACTCAGGGAATTCGGCTGATCCGGTTAACTGGTAACGACCAAATTGCCGATGTAGCCCGCATTATCAAGGATGAAGATTAA
- a CDS encoding biotin transporter BioY, giving the protein MQLKSNLRAIILVSCFAALTAIGSYIKLPLIYLPVTLQTLFVMMSGNILGGKFGSLSQILYITLGLMGLPIFAYGGGLGYVLQPTFGYLLSYPFAALGIGMIMKMFSVNWRIKPPSMTQQFVGYLLADITGVIIIFSMGIAYFYINLKMGWYLNIDQLSQVKINFHRLLKTILFLFIPIDVLKAIIASWLTVRLRHLRFWQ; this is encoded by the coding sequence ATGCAGCTTAAAAGCAATCTTCGTGCAATCATTTTAGTGAGCTGTTTTGCTGCGCTGACGGCAATTGGCTCTTATATCAAATTGCCCCTAATTTATTTGCCAGTCACCTTGCAGACGTTGTTCGTTATGATGAGCGGCAATATACTGGGAGGCAAGTTTGGCTCACTCAGCCAGATTTTATATATTACCCTAGGCCTAATGGGACTCCCAATTTTCGCCTATGGAGGGGGCCTCGGATACGTATTGCAACCAACGTTTGGGTATTTGTTAAGTTATCCCTTTGCAGCGCTGGGGATTGGAATGATAATGAAAATGTTTTCAGTCAACTGGCGCATAAAGCCACCATCAATGACACAGCAATTTGTTGGCTATTTGTTGGCGGATATCACAGGGGTGATTATTATTTTTAGCATGGGGATAGCTTATTTCTATATTAATTTGAAAATGGGTTGGTATCTCAATATTGATCAACTTTCCCAGGTTAAGATAAATTTTCATCGATTATTGAAAACGATTTTATTCTTATTTATTCCAATTGATGTCTTGAAAGCTATTATCGCATCCTGGTTGACAGTTCGATTGCGGCACCTCCGTTTTTGGCAATAA
- a CDS encoding FecR domain-containing protein translates to MRTFKQILRGREWIASVMVFSLVLFGNVAVHVAPSNPEKKGLVTYTDGQVKKKQITQEEWQNAAKDTTILGGDRVRTFQRSRAELELLDLDIIRMAPETIIDIVKLYEETKQKTKETQISVQQGDIWANINKKKANTKIEIAAPVAVAAITGTVLRLGVDPDSTTELKVYNGEVRITNAPEKSDIVPKQIGVYQIPGPHQIPGPHQVSMEEWVYIIKSMQKIVIDKKGQVKQLGGFKKTDKDEQTEWVKWNLQRDRSR, encoded by the coding sequence ATGAGAACTTTCAAGCAGATCTTAAGAGGACGAGAATGGATAGCAAGTGTTATGGTTTTTTCGCTCGTTCTATTTGGTAATGTTGCTGTCCATGTTGCACCATCTAACCCAGAGAAAAAAGGGTTGGTCACTTATACGGATGGACAAGTGAAGAAAAAGCAAATTACGCAGGAAGAATGGCAGAATGCAGCGAAAGATACGACGATTCTGGGTGGAGACCGGGTGCGAACCTTTCAGCGAAGTAGGGCAGAATTAGAATTGCTTGATCTGGATATCATCCGAATGGCTCCAGAGACAATCATTGACATCGTTAAGCTCTATGAAGAAACCAAGCAGAAGACCAAAGAAACCCAAATTTCGGTTCAACAGGGAGATATCTGGGCAAATATTAATAAGAAAAAGGCGAACACAAAAATCGAAATTGCTGCCCCAGTAGCTGTGGCTGCGATTACTGGAACGGTGCTTCGGCTTGGGGTTGATCCAGATTCGACAACCGAGCTCAAAGTCTACAACGGTGAGGTCCGCATTACCAATGCGCCGGAAAAATCTGATATCGTACCGAAGCAGATCGGAGTCTATCAGATCCCAGGACCGCATCAAATCCCAGGCCCACACCAAGTTTCTATGGAGGAATGGGTTTATATCATCAAGAGCATGCAAAAAATCGTGATTGATAAAAAGGGACAGGTGAAGCAGCTCGGGGGATTCAAAAAAACTGATAAGGACGAACAAACAGAATGGGTGAAATGGAATTTGCAGCGAGATCGTAGCCGATAG
- the gyrB gene encoding DNA topoisomerase (ATP-hydrolyzing) subunit B, translated as MVENPAKYDASQITVLKGLEAVRRRPAMYIGDVSIRGLHHLVYEVVDNSIDEALAGFCTEIEVIIEKDNSVTVIDNGRGIPVDIHPTQKKSALEVVMTMLHAGGKFDKKSYKVSGGLHGVGVSVVNALSEWCEVEVYRDGNIYYQRYSRGVPTTEVIQKGKIDRTGTKTHFLPDVEIFKKINFNYEILCERLRELAFLNKDLLIKIEDKRSGRKDSFKYSGGIVAFIQYLDQNRDPIQPKPIYISSEKDGVPVEVAFQYNSGYNENIFSYVNNIHTIEGGSHLIGFKTALTRTLNNYATKNNLLKNVDFTFTGEDVREGLTAVISIKHVEPQFEGQTKTKLGNSEVKGIVESVVSDGLNLFLEENPSIAKIIIEKVISAASSREAARKAREIARRKTALNGGGLPGKLADCSIKDPEHCELYLVEGDSAGGSAKQGRDRRFQAILPLKGKILNVEKARLDKILSNEEIRTIVTALGTGIGADDFDISRLRYGKIIIMTDADVDGAHIRTLLLTFFFRYMRELIEKEHIYIAQPPLYRLTKGKQEFYAYDDEELEGLLERLGRNGISIQRYKGLGEMNPEQLWKTTMDPENRTVLKVTIEEAFQADLIFSTLMGDKVEPRRKFIEENAKYVRNLDI; from the coding sequence ATGGTCGAAAATCCAGCAAAATATGATGCCAGTCAAATTACTGTCCTCAAGGGACTTGAGGCAGTCAGGCGAAGACCTGCGATGTATATTGGGGATGTATCAATCCGGGGGCTTCATCATTTGGTTTATGAAGTGGTCGATAATAGTATCGATGAAGCTTTAGCGGGGTTTTGCACTGAAATTGAGGTTATTATTGAGAAAGACAATTCCGTAACGGTCATTGATAATGGCCGTGGCATTCCCGTCGATATCCATCCCACGCAGAAGAAATCCGCTTTGGAAGTAGTGATGACCATGCTTCATGCTGGCGGGAAATTTGATAAGAAGTCCTATAAGGTTTCTGGCGGTTTGCATGGCGTGGGAGTTTCTGTGGTGAATGCCCTATCTGAGTGGTGCGAGGTTGAGGTCTATCGCGATGGGAATATTTATTATCAGCGATACTCTCGAGGAGTTCCAACGACTGAGGTAATTCAAAAAGGAAAGATAGATAGAACCGGTACTAAAACACATTTTCTCCCTGATGTTGAGATATTCAAAAAAATCAACTTTAATTATGAAATATTATGCGAACGACTTCGCGAACTAGCATTTTTGAATAAAGATCTGCTAATAAAGATCGAAGATAAAAGGTCTGGTAGAAAAGATAGTTTTAAATATTCTGGGGGAATTGTAGCGTTTATCCAGTATTTGGATCAAAATAGAGATCCCATTCAACCTAAACCCATTTATATTTCAAGCGAGAAAGATGGCGTTCCAGTTGAAGTAGCTTTTCAATATAACAGCGGTTATAATGAAAATATTTTTTCGTACGTGAATAATATTCATACAATCGAAGGAGGGTCTCATCTAATTGGTTTTAAGACTGCTTTAACCAGGACATTAAATAATTATGCAACGAAAAACAACTTGCTTAAAAATGTGGATTTCACTTTCACAGGAGAAGATGTTCGCGAGGGTTTGACGGCAGTTATCAGCATTAAACATGTAGAGCCGCAATTTGAAGGACAGACAAAGACCAAGTTAGGCAACAGTGAGGTTAAGGGGATTGTCGAGAGTGTTGTGAGTGATGGGTTGAATCTCTTTTTGGAAGAGAATCCCTCTATTGCGAAAATAATTATTGAAAAGGTGATTTCAGCCGCCAGTTCTCGAGAGGCAGCACGTAAGGCGAGAGAAATTGCAAGACGCAAAACAGCACTTAATGGCGGAGGACTACCTGGAAAGCTGGCAGACTGCTCGATCAAGGACCCGGAACATTGTGAGCTTTATCTTGTTGAGGGGGATTCTGCAGGTGGTTCTGCTAAGCAAGGACGAGACCGAAGATTTCAGGCAATATTGCCGTTGAAAGGTAAAATCCTAAATGTTGAAAAAGCCAGACTGGATAAAATTCTTTCTAATGAAGAAATTCGTACAATAGTTACGGCTTTGGGGACGGGTATCGGAGCTGATGATTTCGACATTTCTCGGCTTCGCTATGGCAAAATAATCATCATGACTGATGCTGATGTTGATGGCGCTCATATTCGAACCTTATTGCTCACTTTCTTTTTCCGATATATGCGTGAGCTCATCGAAAAGGAGCATATCTATATTGCCCAACCTCCTCTTTATCGATTAACAAAAGGAAAACAGGAATTTTATGCGTACGATGATGAAGAATTGGAGGGCCTTTTGGAGCGATTGGGTCGAAATGGGATCAGCATTCAACGATATAAAGGCCTAGGAGAAATGAACCCAGAACAGCTCTGGAAAACCACAATGGATCCTGAAAATAGAACGGTATTGAAGGTAACCATTGAAGAGGCTTTCCAGGCTGATCTGATTTTCTCGACTCTTATGGGAGACAAAGTAGAGCCGCGCAGGAAATTCATCGAAGAAAATGCGAAGTATGTTCGAAATCTCGATATTTAA
- the dnaN gene encoding DNA polymerase III subunit beta has translation MKFTVSKSILQKALQKVVGVIPSKTTIPILENVLLELQENKLQITGTDLEICISTAINVNGTADGSTTVPAKSLNEILRELPEIPIEIQSEEQNKLSIRTQNGLYRLASQPKDEFPSIVLEESEGQFDIDANLLARMITRTIFAVSTDELRATLMGVYFQLMKEGFRCVATDGHRLVKIHNNMFKSPDFQKNVIVPTKALSLILRNIEALDAPRNINISFGENHLIFKLDETFVYSKIIEGQYPKYENVIPIDNDKKLIINRDQLAAAVRRVAIFSNSYTHQIKFTIEPNLLKISSEDIEYGGEGNEELEVKYDSAPMEIGYNGLYILDLIKNIDTDEVVFLLKDSVSAAIVTPIAQKPNEELMMLIMPIRLTD, from the coding sequence ATGAAATTTACGGTATCGAAAAGCATTTTACAAAAAGCACTTCAAAAGGTTGTAGGAGTTATCCCAAGCAAAACTACGATCCCAATTCTCGAAAATGTGCTTTTAGAATTGCAAGAAAACAAGCTCCAAATAACTGGAACGGACCTTGAAATTTGTATTTCCACTGCAATCAATGTAAATGGAACAGCTGACGGATCTACGACGGTTCCAGCAAAGTCTCTTAATGAAATCCTTCGGGAACTTCCTGAAATCCCGATTGAGATACAGTCTGAGGAACAGAATAAACTCTCAATCCGAACTCAAAATGGTTTATACAGACTTGCCAGCCAGCCGAAAGATGAATTTCCTAGTATTGTATTAGAAGAAAGTGAGGGACAGTTTGATATTGATGCAAATTTGTTGGCAAGAATGATCACAAGAACGATATTTGCAGTCTCGACCGATGAATTGCGAGCAACATTGATGGGCGTGTATTTTCAACTAATGAAAGAGGGATTTCGATGTGTGGCTACCGATGGCCATCGACTGGTCAAAATTCACAATAACATGTTTAAATCCCCAGACTTCCAAAAAAATGTAATAGTTCCAACAAAGGCTTTGTCTTTAATTTTAAGAAATATCGAAGCTCTTGACGCACCCAGAAATATCAATATTTCATTTGGAGAAAATCATTTGATTTTTAAATTAGATGAGACATTTGTCTATTCAAAGATAATTGAAGGACAATATCCAAAATATGAGAATGTTATTCCTATTGATAATGATAAGAAATTGATTATCAACAGAGATCAATTGGCAGCCGCGGTGCGACGAGTGGCAATCTTTTCCAACTCTTATACTCATCAAATAAAATTTACCATTGAGCCAAATTTGCTGAAAATTAGTTCTGAGGATATCGAATATGGTGGGGAGGGAAATGAGGAATTAGAGGTCAAATACGACTCAGCACCCATGGAGATTGGATATAATGGCTTGTATATTTTAGATCTCATTAAAAATATTGATACCGATGAGGTTGTTTTTCTGCTGAAAGATTCTGTAAGTGCTGCCATCGTGACACCAATTGCGCAGAAGCCAAACGAAGAGCTAATGATGTTGATAATGCCGATCAGATTAACAGACTAA
- a CDS encoding DUF721 domain-containing protein: protein MKTIAQALTQLIKDLGIENEILKNQALAMWPEVVGKKIANISRAEKIVGRTLFVNVKNDSWRNELLFFKKEIIEKLNKKIGKCIIDDLKFF from the coding sequence ATGAAAACGATTGCTCAGGCTTTAACTCAATTAATAAAAGATCTTGGTATTGAAAACGAAATTTTAAAAAATCAAGCCCTCGCAATGTGGCCTGAAGTAGTTGGAAAAAAAATTGCAAACATTAGCAGAGCTGAAAAGATAGTAGGAAGAACATTATTTGTCAATGTGAAAAACGATAGCTGGAGGAACGAGCTGTTGTTTTTCAAAAAAGAGATAATAGAAAAATTGAATAAAAAAATTGGAAAATGTATTATCGATGATTTGAAATTTTTCTAA
- a CDS encoding patatin-like phospholipase family protein codes for MKLQVFYWLIIVIIFVGHVPCLGHTTEVDTIALEFSTVDSGPYCFSPHKQIKRPKIGIALSGGGARGFAQIGVLEVLEENHIPIDCIVGSSMGSIIGGLYAAGYSPQEIYHLAKKIDWLTLMEDTPPRTNLFIGQKQERGRAIFQIRFKGTKPAFPQALSPGQKLSIVLTNLTLMADYPTTSDFDRLRVPFRALSCDLVSGQKVLLRHGNLAEAMRASSAVPLLFMPVVMDSMLLVDGGLINNIPVDEVKNFPVDLIIGVDTVSKLRDRNNLNAPWEIADQVTSIMQREKNAQQREKASILIRIDMDDFKFDSFQFIDEIIAAGRLETKKYVEQIKTQIDSFSPSRWIDSTVFRLADVRISIDNQFSSSLVKMFTDSLVNQRITYKKIYSVLQQIYETGYFDDVKCYVAKTEGSIFVTFKAQTKPILKRIILEGNTVFSDSVLLKNFSSEFGKPINYYRSRQDILQLIRHYKQAGYALMTIKSAELIDGTLHLAIDEGKLSAVSIEGNDRTKDYVILREFPLKAGDIFNIRDANEGLNNIHSTGLFENVTFEVFPHQSNVQLIIKVKEKAFTLFKLSYRYDLERNSKSMLEIADENWLGTGNQISFQTQYGAKDQILKLKFRDDRVFRTYMTYHLDLFFNRQKYYSYNNGIQIGEYQQQESGISFLIGQQIKRLGLFSIVATLNTIDLKKVTGSGYPQGKTEFKTITIQSIVDSQDQMPFPRTGKLYQFFYKMSSARFLVSQASFIKLFTSYETYYTFYKRNTIHPRLFWGTSDLTTPFVEQFRLGGLSSFFGMRENEKIGRHVIGASLEYRYFFPFRLPINFYWSIRYDIGSVWKNKLDLENKKLDQGLGTALEIETPGGPISLAVGRKMGGNYVLYFSAGFKF; via the coding sequence ATGAAATTGCAAGTCTTTTATTGGTTGATAATTGTCATCATATTCGTTGGTCACGTTCCATGTTTGGGACATACCACCGAAGTGGATACCATAGCGCTGGAATTTAGCACTGTGGATTCGGGGCCATATTGTTTCTCTCCACACAAGCAGATTAAACGTCCTAAGATTGGTATTGCGCTCAGCGGTGGCGGAGCTCGTGGCTTTGCCCAAATCGGCGTATTAGAGGTGCTCGAAGAAAACCATATCCCCATCGACTGCATCGTTGGTTCGAGTATGGGAAGCATCATTGGCGGCCTTTATGCCGCTGGCTATTCCCCACAGGAAATTTATCACCTTGCCAAGAAAATCGATTGGCTAACGTTGATGGAAGATACGCCGCCACGAACTAATCTATTTATCGGTCAAAAACAAGAACGAGGCCGAGCAATCTTTCAAATCCGATTTAAAGGAACCAAGCCAGCATTTCCTCAAGCCCTTAGCCCCGGCCAAAAGCTCTCGATTGTTCTGACCAATCTTACATTAATGGCCGATTATCCAACCACTTCAGATTTCGATCGATTAAGGGTGCCATTTCGGGCGCTGAGCTGTGATCTGGTCTCTGGTCAGAAAGTTTTACTCCGGCATGGCAATCTCGCTGAAGCAATGCGAGCATCATCTGCGGTCCCATTGCTTTTCATGCCTGTAGTTATGGATTCGATGCTATTGGTCGATGGTGGCCTCATCAATAATATCCCAGTAGATGAGGTTAAAAATTTTCCAGTGGATTTGATCATCGGCGTGGACACGGTTTCCAAATTAAGAGATCGAAACAACCTTAACGCACCTTGGGAAATTGCAGACCAAGTCACCAGCATTATGCAACGGGAAAAAAATGCCCAGCAAAGAGAAAAAGCCAGCATCTTAATCAGAATTGACATGGATGATTTCAAATTCGATAGTTTTCAATTCATAGACGAAATAATAGCCGCGGGCAGATTAGAAACAAAAAAATATGTTGAGCAAATAAAAACTCAAATTGACAGCTTCTCCCCATCGCGCTGGATCGATTCCACAGTATTTCGTTTAGCAGATGTCAGAATTAGCATAGACAACCAATTCTCAAGCAGCTTGGTTAAAATGTTTACCGATTCCTTGGTCAACCAAAGAATAACCTATAAAAAGATATACTCTGTTCTACAACAAATTTATGAAACTGGTTATTTCGATGACGTCAAATGCTACGTTGCCAAAACAGAAGGTTCGATCTTTGTCACCTTTAAAGCACAAACAAAGCCAATTCTCAAAAGAATTATTTTAGAGGGAAACACCGTTTTTTCTGATTCAGTCCTATTGAAAAATTTTTCAAGCGAATTTGGAAAGCCCATTAATTATTATCGTTCCAGGCAAGATATATTGCAGCTTATCAGACATTACAAACAGGCTGGCTATGCACTCATGACGATCAAATCAGCCGAACTTATCGATGGAACACTTCATCTCGCAATTGATGAAGGGAAGCTATCCGCTGTTTCAATCGAAGGCAACGATCGAACCAAAGACTATGTGATCCTAAGAGAATTTCCCCTGAAAGCTGGTGATATTTTTAATATCAGAGATGCCAATGAAGGGCTAAATAACATTCATAGCACTGGATTATTTGAGAATGTCACTTTTGAGGTTTTCCCCCACCAGTCAAATGTCCAATTGATAATTAAGGTCAAAGAAAAGGCATTTACGCTATTCAAGCTAAGCTATCGATACGACTTAGAAAGAAATAGCAAATCCATGCTTGAAATTGCGGATGAGAACTGGCTCGGTACGGGGAATCAAATCAGCTTTCAAACTCAATATGGGGCTAAAGATCAAATATTGAAGTTAAAATTTCGAGATGATAGAGTCTTCAGAACCTACATGACCTATCACCTTGACCTCTTTTTTAATCGCCAAAAGTATTACAGCTACAACAATGGAATTCAGATCGGCGAATATCAACAACAGGAATCTGGAATTTCCTTTTTGATCGGTCAACAAATTAAACGCCTCGGGCTTTTCTCAATAGTTGCTACTTTAAATACTATTGATTTAAAAAAGGTCACTGGTTCAGGCTACCCGCAGGGCAAAACCGAATTTAAAACTATCACCATCCAATCGATCGTCGATTCGCAGGATCAGATGCCGTTTCCTCGCACTGGCAAATTGTATCAATTTTTCTATAAAATGTCATCGGCCCGTTTTTTGGTTAGCCAAGCCTCCTTCATAAAACTATTCACCTCTTATGAAACTTACTATACCTTTTACAAAAGAAATACGATCCACCCACGGCTATTCTGGGGCACATCGGATTTGACCACGCCTTTTGTCGAGCAATTTCGACTTGGAGGATTATCATCTTTCTTTGGCATGAGGGAGAACGAAAAAATCGGGCGACATGTCATCGGTGCAAGCCTCGAATACCGCTATTTTTTCCCATTTCGTCTCCCAATAAACTTCTATTGGAGCATTCGATATGATATTGGATCTGTCTGGAAAAATAAATTGGATCTGGAAAATAAAAAGCTGGATCAAGGCTTGGGAACTGCACTCGAGATTGAAACTCCAGGCGGACCAATCTCTTTGGCCGTGGGAAGGAAAATGGGAGGTAATTACGTGCTGTATTTTTCCGCTGGGTTCAAGTTCTAA